The bacterium nucleotide sequence CGGCATTTCCATTGATAACTCGTTGCTCTCCCGTTTTGATGCGCTGATCAGGGAAAAAAAGTATGTCAACCGATCTGAGGCCATCCGTGATCTGATCCGCGACGATTTGGTCAAACGCGAGTGGGAAAAGGAAAGCGGTGAAAAGGTCGGCACGATCACTTTGATCTATGACCATCACAGCCATGAGGTGGGGGAAAAGTTGATCGAGCTGCAGCACCGTCACCATCATCAGATTCTATCCACCATGCACATCCATCTGGATCATGATTGCTGCCTGGAGGTGTTGGCGGTCAAGGGGGAGGGGCGGGTCCTGCAGCGTCTGGCCGATGAATTGATCGGTTTGAAGGGGATCATACACGGCAAGTGGGTCGGCACCACCACGGGCAAAGAGTTGCATTGATTTTCGTGCTGCCATTGCGCGCGATGCCGGCCGAAGCGCCTCATCCGCATGCAGAACGATGGACGGCTACGCATGGGCTTTATCCACGGTAAGGAAAGGAGAAGTTGGTTGATGAGAAGATGGATGATCTGTCTGATGATCCTGAGCCGGATCGCGTACGCCGGGTCTACGGCCGAATCCGATTCGGTGAAATATCATTTGGATCCGATGGTCATCATCGCCAGCAAGATCCCGGGGCCGCAGAGCGAACTGCCTGCCAGCATCTCGGTGATCGAGGAGGCCCGGCTGTCTTCCTCCGCGGGTTATTCCGTGCTCGAGACGGTGCAGAACTTTGTTCCGGGTTTTTATCTCACTGAGCGCGCCGCTATGGGCTATGGCATTGCCAGCGGCGCGGCAGGCGGGCTGTCCATTCGCGGCATGGGCGGTTCGCCGGTCACCGGCGTGCTGGTTCTGCGCGACGGCCGTCCGGATATCATGGGATTGATGGGCCATCCGTTGCCGGACGCCTACTCTGGAGAAGGCATCGAAAGGGTGGAGGTGATTCGCGGTCCGGCCTCTTTTCTCTACGGCACCAATGCGCTGGGCGGCGTCATTAATCTGGTCTCCAAAACCGTGCGGGAGCCCGGCTTTCACAGCCGCGTCACAGCCGGCGTCGGTTCGTTTGCCACCCGGCAGCTGACAGTGGGCCATGGCGGCAACACCGGTGCATTCGATTATTATCTGACCGCTTCCACCCGTCAATCAGACGGTCATCGCGCCCACTCTGATTATGACGGCGATCATTACACGGCGCATGCCGCATACCGATTTTCAACGCAGACGCAGATCACTGTCAACGCGAATTTATCCAATATCTATCTGCTGGATCCCGGGCCCCAAACAGCGTCCGCTGCTTATCCGTTGGATCTCTGGTATGACATCCGCCGCTCCGGCGCGGATCTGGCGCTCAGCCATAACGGCGGTCTCGGTGAAACGAGCCTGCAGCTGCACGGCAATTTCGGCAAGCATAAAATCTACGATGGTTTTCGTTCGACGGACCGTACGGTGGGCGTGATGATGACCCATCACCTGCGGCCCTGGACAGGGCAGACGCTGACCCTGGGCTTTGATTGGAAGCGCTACGGCGGCGAAGCGGAGAACATCCTGCAAACGCTCGATTACGGCCGTCATTTTATCAGTGAATGGGCGCCCTATGTGCACAGCCAGCAGTGGCTGCTGAAAAAGCTACTCGCCTCTGCAGGATTACGCATCGATCACCATCCGTTGACCGGCTATGAAGCCTTGCCCAAAGCAGGTCTGGTCTATACCGCGAGTACGGCGTTCAGCCTGCGGCTCTCCGCCGGCCGCGGCTTCCGCAGTCCGTCCATCCGCGAGCTTTATCTCTTTCCGGCGCCCACGTTGGACCTCAAGCCGGAGGTGATGTGGAATTATGAGTTTGGATTCAGCCATCGGCTCGCCGACCGCTTTAAATGGGAAGGGGTTCTCTTTCGTTCTCAGGGGCGTGATCTGATCCGTCTGACCGGCAGCTGGCCGAAATTCCGCTTTATCAACTCGGCTCCGTTTGAACACACCGGCTATGAGGTGATCGTCGAGTGGCTGCCTGTGGATGCGTTGCAGCTGGGCGCCTCCTGGAGCAAAAATGATCTGCAGGATCAGACCATGTACTCGCCGGGAAAAAAGTTCACCGCCCATGCCGGCGGGTCTTTGGGACCGGTTGAGCTCACCATCACGCTGCTGAACGTGCGCGATTTGTATGCCGCGGATTTTCACAAAAAGGCCATGGAGGATTACACGGTGATGAACGCGCACCTGGGCTTGACCGTGTGCAAGCCGCTGCGTCTCAGTCTGGCGGTGAAAAATGTGCTGGATGCCGCCTACGAATCCTATGATAAATATCCCATGCCGGGCCGGTATTTTGTCTTTCAGACGACGGCCTCGTTTTAACCGATGAACTCTGTGCTGCCTGAGGGTCAAGCTCGCTATGCTGCATGCTCGTAATCGTCATATCGCGTTGAGCGGATTGTTCGTAGCCCTGGGCTTGATGTTGCCGGCGCTTTTTCACGCCGTGGGACTGGGGAGCGTGTTTCTGCCCATGTTTTGGCCTGTGGCCTTGGCCGGTTTTTTTCTGCCTTGGCCGTTCGCCGTTGCGGTCGCCGTCCTCACGCCGATCGTCTCATCGCTGTTGACCGGCATGCCGCCGGTGTCGCCGCCTATTCTTCATCTCATGATGGCGGAGTTGATCAGTCTGGCTCTGGTGGTGACGCTGCTCTATCAAACCGTGCGCTGGGGCTTGTTTTGGATCCTTCTGGCCGGGCTGTCTGTTTCACGGCTGGTCGGTTTTTTGGCAGCCAGGGTGCTGGCTGAATGGCTGGGTTTGCCGGCATCCTGGTCTGCCCTGGCCATGGTGGTCCAAGGCGTGCCCGGGATGGTCGGCATGCTGCTTCTCCTGCCGCTGCTGACCAGGCGGTTGAAGCAGGAAAATTTGTTTTCAGATCGGCGCGACCATGTCTAGAACGCATCGGGAGTATTTCAATCACCTGGCCGCGGGATGGCCCGGCGCGGTTGAGGATGAATCTCAGTTCATCTCCTGGCTGGCCGATTTCGGCGTCGAACCGGGTGACCGTATTCTCGACGTCGGCGCCGGCAAGGGCATTTTAACCCATTGGCTGCAGGCTCTCGGTTCCTTCTCGGTTCAGACGATCCCTCTGGATCTCTCCGAGCAGATGCTGATCCTTGGCAAACGATCGCAGCCCCAGGCTCTGCACTCAGCAGTTTGTTCAAACATCGAATACGCTGCTTTTCATGACAACCTTTTCGATAAGGCCATCTGCTATTCTGTTTTTCCCCACATCACCCGTCCGGTTCAGGCGGGCCGCGAATTGTACCGCTTGCTTAAACCGGGCGGCCGGCTTTTAGTGCTCCATTCGCAGTGCAGCCGCAAACTCAACCTTTTTCATGCGCAGCTGGCGGACCCGGTGATGCACGACACGCTGATGCCGGCTGTGGATTTGCAAGCCCTGTTCCTGCGTCTGGGCTTTCTCTCTGTTCGGGTTGTGGAAAATCCGCAGCTCTACTGGGTCGAGGTCGCCAAGCCCCCGCATGCGAATTAAGCGCTCATGCTTTCGCACTCTCAAGTCCCCATATCCTCTCCGGCCGGCAGCTTGGTTGTACAGGCCGCCGGCTTTCACCTTTTAAGAACACACTTGCTCAGCAAAAAAAAAGTTTGTAAGTTACTGACAATGTGCGTGAGGGCCGGCTTGCCGGCCACGTGAACCCCATGGTTAACATCGAGGCTCCTTCATTGAGTTGCAAACGACCCATGCTGTTGTTGCCGGTCTGGTGCGTGGTTTTGTGCGTCCTCGCCTGCCGTCGCGATGTGCGGGATGCTTTTCCCATCATCTGGGCGGCCAAACCGGTTGAGATAACCAGCCGGGAATTGCAGGAGAGCTTTTTGGTGCGGCCAAAATTTCCTGCCTCGCTCAAAGGAAAAGCTGCGCTGGAGGCTCACCTCAAAGGGATGGTGAGCTACAAATATCTCGCCTGGGCTGGGGAGCAGCAGGGCCTGGGACGTTCGCATCAGGTCCGCGATCGTCTGCGCTGGATCCGAGAGCAGGCTATGCGCGAGCAGCTGTTCAAGCACGAGATCCGCGACGCCATCGAGGTGAGTGAAGAGGAACTGCGTCAGGCTTTTCAAAAACGGCGCCGTTTTATTTACGCTCGCCACCTTTTCCTGCAAACCCTTGAGGAGGCGCAGCTCTGGCGTGCCCGTTTGCAGCAGGGTGTGTCTTTTGAAGAGGCGGCACAGGCCGTGTACGCCGGCATGGACGAGAACATGGCCCGGACAGGCGGACGTTTGGCGCCTTTTACCTGGGGCGATATGGATGCGCATTTCGAGGCCGTTGCCTGGACGCTCAAACCCGGCGAGTTGTCGCAGCCGGTGGCCACCCGTTGGGGGTATCATATCATCCGTGTTGATTCCGTCCAGTTGGAGCCGCTGCTCACGGAGGTCGATTTTATTCAGGATCGTAAAAAGGTCGAAGCTCTTTTGCGGCAGCGCAAGGAGGATTCGTTGTCCACGGCATTTGTAGCAACGGTCATGAAAGGGCTGGAGGTTCGCGTCAAGGCTGAATCGTTCAACCTGATCGTGCAGCAAGCCCGTCAGGCGAGCCGGCAGCGCAATGGATCGCTGCCGCTGCACAATCCTCTCAGCGACGGCGAGTGGGCGGCTGTAGCTCGATCGCTGCACCAGCGGGGGGATCAGCCGTTCGTTCTTTATCGCGGCGGCCAGTGGACCCTCGCTGATTTCATCAATCGCTTTCAAGCCATTCCGCCGTTGTACCGGCCGCATCCGCAAAATCCCAAACTTTTTGAGAAAGAGCTGCGCAACATGATCCGGGATGATTTTCTCACACAGCGCGCTGAAAAGCTGGGGCTGCAGGATGATCCCTATGTGATCGACAGGGTTGCACAAGCTCGGCAGGATCTGATGGCAGCGGCCATGGTGCAGAGATTGGCGGGATCCGTCTCAGTAAGCGATGAACAGGTTCAACACTATTTACAGCATCAGTCTGTGCCGGAGAGTGCGCAGAGAGAGGAGGCGGTGTGGCAAACCGCTCGCAACCGTCTGATTAAAATCAAACAGGACTCTGTGATCTCTGCTTTTGTCGACGCGTGGCTGCAAGGACAGAGGGTGAACAGGGATGAAGCCGAGTTTCAAAAAGTGTTGGATGCTTTAGGCGGTGAAAAAGCCGCGTTTATAGCGGTATGGCAGCCGCCGGTCCGATGAACGCGGTTTCGTCGCGCTTCTCCGGCATCTGGTTGGCCGCAGCGGCCTACACCCAGTGGGGCCTGTTGCCGGTGTACTGGAAGTGGTTGAATCCTGCGCCGGCCGTGCAAATCCTCTGTCACCGCATCCTATGGTCCTTTCTGCTGTTGTGGTTGGTTCTCACGCTCAGAGGTACAGCGCGTCCCTGGTTGCGCCGGCTGCGGGATGCCCATACGGTGCGGATCTATGTGCTATCCGGTGTGCTGCTGACCGCCAACTGGTTCATCTATATCTGGGCGGTGAACGCCGGTCTGATTGTCGAGGCCAGTCTCGGCTATTTTATGAATCCGCTGGTAAATGTCTCTCTGGGCATTTTTTTCTTCCATGAAAAGTTGCGACCGCTGCAATGGCTAGCGTTTTTGCTCGCCAGCGCCGGCGTCGCCTATCTGACGGTCATCTACGGTCGTTTGCCGTGGATCGGACTGGCTCTGGCATTGACTTTTGGAGTGTATGGGCTGCTGCGCAAATGGGGGCCTCTGAGCTCTGTGGAAGGGCTGTCCTTTGAGACCATGGTGGCGGCGCCCCTCGCACTGGCTTTTTTACTGTGGAGTGAATATCAGGGCGTCGGCGCTTTCGGCCATTGGCTTTGGTGGAAAAACCTTTTACTGATCGGCGCCGGCATCGTCACCACGCTGCCGCTGCTCTGCTTTGCCGCGGCCGCGCGAGTCACAGATCTTTCGGTGATGGGCATTTTGCA carries:
- the nikR gene encoding nickel-responsive transcriptional regulator NikR encodes the protein MVTRFGISIDNSLLSRFDALIREKKYVNRSEAIRDLIRDDLVKREWEKESGEKVGTITLIYDHHSHEVGEKLIELQHRHHHQILSTMHIHLDHDCCLEVLAVKGEGRVLQRLADELIGLKGIIHGKWVGTTTGKELH
- a CDS encoding TonB-dependent receptor; this translates as MRRWMICLMILSRIAYAGSTAESDSVKYHLDPMVIIASKIPGPQSELPASISVIEEARLSSSAGYSVLETVQNFVPGFYLTERAAMGYGIASGAAGGLSIRGMGGSPVTGVLVLRDGRPDIMGLMGHPLPDAYSGEGIERVEVIRGPASFLYGTNALGGVINLVSKTVREPGFHSRVTAGVGSFATRQLTVGHGGNTGAFDYYLTASTRQSDGHRAHSDYDGDHYTAHAAYRFSTQTQITVNANLSNIYLLDPGPQTASAAYPLDLWYDIRRSGADLALSHNGGLGETSLQLHGNFGKHKIYDGFRSTDRTVGVMMTHHLRPWTGQTLTLGFDWKRYGGEAENILQTLDYGRHFISEWAPYVHSQQWLLKKLLASAGLRIDHHPLTGYEALPKAGLVYTASTAFSLRLSAGRGFRSPSIRELYLFPAPTLDLKPEVMWNYEFGFSHRLADRFKWEGVLFRSQGRDLIRLTGSWPKFRFINSAPFEHTGYEVIVEWLPVDALQLGASWSKNDLQDQTMYSPGKKFTAHAGGSLGPVELTITLLNVRDLYAADFHKKAMEDYTVMNAHLGLTVCKPLRLSLAVKNVLDAAYESYDKYPMPGRYFVFQTTASF
- a CDS encoding ECF transporter S component, with amino-acid sequence MLHARNRHIALSGLFVALGLMLPALFHAVGLGSVFLPMFWPVALAGFFLPWPFAVAVAVLTPIVSSLLTGMPPVSPPILHLMMAELISLALVVTLLYQTVRWGLFWILLAGLSVSRLVGFLAARVLAEWLGLPASWSALAMVVQGVPGMVGMLLLLPLLTRRLKQENLFSDRRDHV
- a CDS encoding class I SAM-dependent methyltransferase, which produces MSRTHREYFNHLAAGWPGAVEDESQFISWLADFGVEPGDRILDVGAGKGILTHWLQALGSFSVQTIPLDLSEQMLILGKRSQPQALHSAVCSNIEYAAFHDNLFDKAICYSVFPHITRPVQAGRELYRLLKPGGRLLVLHSQCSRKLNLFHAQLADPVMHDTLMPAVDLQALFLRLGFLSVRVVENPQLYWVEVAKPPHAN
- the rarD gene encoding EamA family transporter RarD, which encodes MNAVSSRFSGIWLAAAAYTQWGLLPVYWKWLNPAPAVQILCHRILWSFLLLWLVLTLRGTARPWLRRLRDAHTVRIYVLSGVLLTANWFIYIWAVNAGLIVEASLGYFMNPLVNVSLGIFFFHEKLRPLQWLAFLLASAGVAYLTVIYGRLPWIGLALALTFGVYGLLRKWGPLSSVEGLSFETMVAAPLALAFLLWSEYQGVGAFGHWLWWKNLLLIGAGIVTTLPLLCFAAAARVTDLSVMGILQYIAPTLQFLLGVIIYHESFSGARVIGFLFIWLALLVFSLEGLWRHWQIRKQS